The Serratia rhizosphaerae genome has a segment encoding these proteins:
- the rplK gene encoding 50S ribosomal protein L11 has product MAKKVQAYVKLQVAAGMANPSPPVGPALGQQGVNIMEFCKAFNAKTDSIEKGLPIPVVITVYSDRSFTFVTKTPPAAVLLKKAAGIKSGSGKPNKDKVGKVTSAQVREIAETKAADMTGSDVEAMIRSIEGTARSMGLVVED; this is encoded by the coding sequence ATGGCCAAGAAAGTACAAGCCTACGTTAAGCTGCAGGTTGCAGCTGGTATGGCTAACCCGAGCCCGCCAGTCGGTCCAGCTCTGGGTCAGCAAGGTGTTAACATCATGGAATTCTGTAAGGCGTTCAATGCTAAGACTGACAGCATTGAAAAAGGCCTGCCGATCCCGGTTGTTATTACCGTTTATTCTGATCGCTCCTTCACCTTCGTTACCAAAACTCCGCCAGCAGCAGTTCTGCTGAAAAAAGCGGCTGGTATCAAGTCTGGTTCTGGCAAGCCGAACAAAGACAAAGTCGGTAAAGTGACCAGTGCTCAGGTACGTGAAATCGCAGAAACCAAAGCTGCGGACATGACTGGTTCCGACGTTGAAGCGATGATTCGCTCCATCGAAGGTACTGCTCGTTCCATGGGCCTGGTAGTGGAGGATTAA